The following are from one region of the Candidatus Polarisedimenticolaceae bacterium genome:
- a CDS encoding DNA polymerase Y family protein: protein MDRTACIDLPAFPLQLLLRKHPEWREHPAAVVEADTPQAPILWINEKARAASITTGMRYAAGLSLAAGLRAAVVSKREIEDEVARIAELLRRFTPRVEPAEGEPGVFWLDAKGLERLFGSVVEWASGLHAEIVRSGFVASLTVGFDRFATYAVSKDRRSGNVPLFLARLPGYRLAAKKGNVSFPIVFNTPVEEREVAREVRLDRLSLPTAARDTLVKLGVTTVGQFVDLPLDGVGVRFGPEVRRLHRLASGALTQPLTPEHPDVPAMRRLILDDPESDAERIIARLGEVIPPFLDEIAAKGRALAELQLGFLFERLGDHLESIQPAAPTLVAKTLMELIRLRLRAVRHLPDGVMEIRLVAREVVAVEKQRELFGVKKHRDLEAGSRALARVKAALGDDAVVRAEPRDAHLPEARFAWVPLTSLTEAKPRPVDEPRLIRRLYATPVPLPPSERHEPDGWLLRGLEQGPVVKVNGPYALSGFWWKQPAFREYHFAETKSGENLWVFYDRGKNRWFLQGEVE from the coding sequence GTGGACCGGACGGCTTGCATTGATCTTCCCGCTTTCCCGCTCCAGCTCCTGCTGCGCAAGCATCCGGAGTGGCGCGAGCACCCGGCCGCGGTCGTCGAGGCCGACACGCCTCAGGCGCCGATCCTGTGGATCAACGAGAAAGCCCGCGCCGCCTCGATCACGACCGGCATGCGCTACGCCGCGGGCCTCTCGCTCGCGGCGGGACTGCGCGCCGCCGTCGTCTCGAAGCGCGAGATCGAAGACGAGGTCGCTCGCATCGCCGAGCTGCTCCGTCGCTTCACGCCTCGGGTCGAGCCCGCGGAGGGGGAGCCCGGCGTCTTCTGGCTCGACGCGAAAGGGCTGGAAAGACTTTTCGGCTCAGTCGTGGAGTGGGCGTCGGGGTTGCACGCTGAGATCGTGCGTTCCGGGTTCGTCGCTTCGCTCACGGTGGGTTTCGATCGTTTCGCCACGTACGCTGTTTCCAAAGACAGGCGCAGTGGAAACGTTCCCCTTTTTCTTGCAAGGCTCCCCGGATACCGCCTTGCTGCGAAAAAGGGGAACGTTTCCTTCCCGATCGTCTTCAACACACCCGTCGAAGAACGCGAAGTTGCCCGGGAAGTGAGACTCGACAGGCTCTCACTCCCCACTGCAGCACGAGACACACTCGTCAAGCTGGGCGTCACAACCGTCGGTCAGTTCGTTGACCTCCCGCTCGACGGCGTCGGCGTGCGCTTCGGCCCCGAGGTGCGCCGCCTTCATCGCCTCGCCTCGGGGGCGTTGACGCAGCCGCTCACCCCCGAGCACCCCGACGTGCCCGCGATGCGCCGCCTCATCCTCGACGATCCCGAGAGCGACGCCGAGCGGATCATCGCGCGCTTGGGCGAGGTCATCCCGCCGTTCCTCGACGAGATCGCCGCGAAGGGCCGCGCGCTCGCCGAGCTTCAGCTTGGCTTCCTCTTCGAGCGCCTGGGCGACCACCTCGAATCGATCCAGCCCGCCGCCCCCACGCTCGTCGCGAAGACGCTCATGGAGCTGATCCGCTTGCGCCTCCGGGCGGTGCGGCATCTTCCCGACGGCGTCATGGAGATCCGCCTCGTCGCCCGCGAGGTCGTCGCGGTCGAGAAACAGCGCGAGCTGTTCGGCGTCAAGAAACACCGCGATCTCGAAGCCGGATCGCGCGCCCTCGCCCGCGTGAAGGCGGCGCTCGGCGACGATGCCGTCGTGCGCGCCGAGCCGCGCGACGCGCATCTTCCCGAGGCGCGCTTCGCCTGGGTTCCGCTGACGTCGCTCACCGAAGCGAAGCCGCGTCCCGTCGACGAGCCTCGTCTCATTCGCCGCCTCTACGCCACGCCGGTTCCCTTGCCGCCGAGCGAGCGGCACGAGCCCGACGGCTGGCTGCTGCGCGGCCTCGAGCAGGGGCCCGTCGTGAAGGTGAACGGGCCTTACGCGCTGAGCGGCTTCTGGTGGAAGCAGCCGGCGTTCCGCGAGTACCACTTCGCGGAGACGAAGTCGGGAGAGAACTTGTGGGTCTTCTACGACCGGGGGAAGAACAGATGGTTTCTCCAGGGGGAAGTGGAGTAG